GCATCTTCTTCATCAAGCCCAGGTGTCAGTTCTAGCAAGTTAAGCCCAATTGGGTAAGAGAGATCATCAGGATTAAAGTAAATAACATCCTTCTCGCGTTCTTCTGGAATTGAGTTAAGCAATGACTCGGCTAAGTCGCCATGCGGATCAACGATGGCAACACCTTTACCATTTTGGATATCCTGCACTATGCCATACTCAAGCAACGTCGTCTTGCCGTTTCCAGTTCCACCGATAATATAAACATGCTTTTCCCGCTCCTTGGCGGTTAATCCAATGTCTATATAGACGCCCCGATGAAAGTTGCGGCCTAAAACAACGTCGTAATCCGTGTTGTTAATAATCGAGAGAGGCGGTGCTAAAGAGCGGCTTAGTGACACGACGAGGTTTTCTGTCGACGTTTGGCTCGCAGGGAAGTGATAGAGATTCGCGAGTTCGAGCGATGAAAATATATTTGAGTTACGCGGTATCAGTGACGGCATACGGTGTGCAAAAGCCCATTCGCGGTAACGCCCACGCAAAGCTTGAGGGAAATTATAGCGGGCTTTGAGCGTCTGCACTTTCGGGATACTAAATGAGGCAATTGCGGATTCGATGCCGTGGAGTCGTTCGTCTTTACGCTTCGAGCTGGTAGCGACAACGCGAACCCGTAGCTCGGAGCGGAAGAGGTGGCCGTAACCTTTGTTGTGCGTCGCATCTGATACCTTATAGAATTCATGATAGCGATCGACAATCGCCGCCATATTACGAATACGAGCTGGTGAAATAACGAGTTGCAGTGTTACCTGTTCGTCGTCGGAAAGCCTATTCATAGCGCCAGTGACATAGGCAATCGGGTCATGCTGTTCAAAGGTAGCCTGCGTCCGAATTGGCAACGCGAAGTGCTTTGTTTGCTTAAACTCTTTTACCTTCGTAAAAGCATTCTTCCGAAGTAACGGATCATCAATTCTCTTTACTCGTGAGTCACTAAGAAATGCTGCAATACTCCGTTCAATCGAATCAGCTTCACGCTCACTCGTTCCGATAACGTAACGCACGCCTTCATGTCGGGTCGATGTTACTTCAAGAGAGAATATGTTACTCCGACGCAATAATTTTTGTTTAAGCTTTTGGGTTGCGCCTGCGCCGTGAAGAATGTGGAATAACTGCTCCATTGCCTCGGGGGTTTTACTCGCCTCATACGGCGGGGTTACTTCTATGAAGACTGTCTTTTGCTGGTACACTCTTTTAAGATCAATGAAACGAATGTAGATCATAAAGAGGAGTACAGCCGCAAGCATAGCAATACCAATTACTACATAAGTAATCATAGTTTCGCTACTACCGATTCGTAAAATATATTCCATACGACTAACTCCTGGGAGGCGGATTGCCAATCATAAATACCCGAGGGTTAACAGGAATATGAGCAATCCGTATCTCAAAGTGGAGATGCGCGCCCTCAGCCCAGCCTTCAGCGCCTTCTTGCCCGATAACATCGCCTGGTTTTACGGTTTGTCCGACCTGAACCGTATGCGCTGACATATGGGCATAGACCGAATTAATACCAAAGCCGTGGTCTACGATCACGCAGTGCGACCCACAGCCTGCGAGCGCATTGTCACCAACCTTGATAACTTTGCCCAGCATAAAAACCGTTACGGATGAGCCAAAACCACCGTCAATATCAATACCGCTATGAGCCGTTTGATAGGGCGGGTTAGGATGGCCGAACTCCTGTGTCACCACTCCTTTGATTGGCCACGCTGTTGTAGCGTCCATCGTTGTTATAAGCGCGCCCTTAGCGTCGCGCACTTCAACTTTGTGCGTTACGGGATTAACAGAGACTAAAGCATCTGACGCGCCCTGAACGCCGTTGTTAAGCAGCCCGATGGTAGCAAATATAGGTAAGACAAGAATTGCTACAAGCACACCAATAACAACGCCTATTTCTCGGCGGAAAGAATAGAGGGTAGTTACTATTCGGACATAATGCATAGGCTAGTCGTCTTGCCTGGTTAACGTTTCTAATGGGTTAGTCGTAATGAGAGGATGTTCTTCTTCAGAGGCGGTGACATGAAGGGAGACATGTTGCTGATCAGCAATGATCAATGCGTCACCTCGGTCACTCGTAAGAAGATATGACTTCTCGTAATCACTCAACCGAAACTCTCTTGTTACTTGCTCGATAGTCGTCGTATCTTGACGCATAAGAATACGGAGTGAACTCTGCGAGGCAATAGCCCGGCCATACTTATTAGATAAGAAGTCATTGGCCTGTTGCGTAATAATTGACACACCTAGACCATACTTGCGTGCGCGCCGAACGAGGCCAGCGACAAAACGCGCCGTCTCTTCATGCTCAAGCAGCATCCAACCTTCATCAATCACAAGCATACGTTTCTGCGGGTTTAGCTTAACGGTATTTTGCACAAAGTTAGCAACGATCATCATCATGATTTGTCGGATTGATTCCGGCAAATCCTTAATGTCAAACACCACAAGGCGGTTCTCCAGATTAATACTTGTCTGGTGATTGAAGACGTTGGCAAGCGATCCCGTTATATATTTCTCCAGGCGTTTACAAAGCTCTGCCTCTTTCACCTTCTTGAGCTGCTTGTATAGATCTTCAAGGATTGGTGGTTTCTTCGATTTAAGGGAGTAGACGGCGAGTATGGCTTTATCCAGTGCTGCTTTTTCCGGCGCGTTTAATCCATCAACCATTAAAGCAATCACATCGGTTAAGTCTTGAGCATGAGAAGATAATTGCCCTGAACTGCGTGAAGTAGTCGCCATATCAAAAGGATTAATCTTTTGATCCGATTGAGCCGATAACTTAACATACGATCCACCGACAGAACTTGTAAGGTTCTGGTATTCACGCTCAGGGTCGATAACAATCACTCTCGTTCCTTGCATAAGCTGGCGAAGGATTTCTACTTTTGTCGTGTAGCTCTTACCACTTCCAGACTGCGCAAAGGTAATACTGTTGGCGTTGTGCAGGCTAAACCTGTCGATAATAACCAGCGAGTTGTTTGAGTTATTAACCCCGTAAAGAATACCCCCTGGCTGAACGAGCTCAGATGAGACAAACGGAAAGGTTAAGGCTGCGGTTTCACTATCTAAGTTACGGCGCTGCGCAAGCACATTTTCACCACGAGGCAGAGTAGACTGCAATCCTTCAATTTGCTGATACTGTGCAGTTTTAATATAGAACAAACGGGCACTTAGCGAAGACTTCAGGCTATTCGTCGTATCGTTTAACTCCTCAAGTGAATCAGCAATGAGGGTCGCGTAAATGGAAACATGAAAAAGCTTTTGTTGGCCGCGACGGATAGCGTCACGTAGCTCCATCGCAGAATCGAGAGGGTCGGTAATCTCTGGGCCAATGATTCCACCATCTCGTAGCCTAGCGCGTTTCATTGATTCGAGCTGCGTAATCTTTTTTTCAAGCTTCTTGAGGGCTTCGTTTGAGTCAGCTTGCTCGACATGATATGAAACGTCGATATCATGGTTCAGGTGAGTTAGGGAGTCAAGCCAACCGACTTCCGCCGTGAATGGATAACCCGATAAGAAAATAGTACGACGAAACTGCCCGTCGATTATGAGGTGGTCAGGCTGCTCCTTCATGCCAGCATAGGAAATAATATCCATCGGGTCTTGTTCGCCAAATGAAAGAATATGCTGTTTTGGCTTCGCATCACGTTCGCGCTGAATTTCTTTGATTTTCGTGAGAGGATTTATTAAGTTCATGATGAGTCCTTAAAAGTAATTCTTCTGCAACAAATCAATCGTTTGCTGTGATAGAGGTTGTTGTTTTGCGTCGGCTGCATTGTATGAACTATAGAATAAATCCAGTAGCTCAAGACTGCTCAGGAGGCGCGTCTTAATACCAACGTTTCCCAGACCTTTTTCTGCTATTGCAAGACGGTTAGCTAGTTGTTCGCGAGCAAATTCAATACTTTCTTTTCCTTTAGTATGATAGGGAATAACAATATAAAACTGCCTGGAAAGAATCTTGTTTGTCTTAACGAGAGACTTTACGTATTTCGTGTAGCCATCAATCTGGTTCTTATATACCTCAACCGTTTCGCTTTTCTTCTTGTCCTCGAAGCTTTGTAGGTAATCATCCAGATCAAGAGCCCGAACCTTTTGTAGGATTTGAATAGGGAACGAAAGAGAGTTCAAGAATGCTTTATAGATATCTACTACGGCATCCTGCTCATCTTCACTCATCAAATGAAAGTTAATGGACGACGTTTCGATAACGACCCTATACTCATCGTTAGGTAATATTAAAACACCGTCTTCAACGCCTTTTATAGCGATCTGATGACGCGACGAACCTTTCTTACTTAACTTCGGTAACGCGAACATTGAGTTCTCCTTTCTTTCCAACTTTAAACTTCATTCCAGCCCTTGAATCGGTAGCAAACTGTTCAAGACGAACAAATTCTTTTGGCGAGATGCTATGTGAAGCTACAATTGGTTTTTTAACTGGTTGGATATCAGCAATCACTTCCCGTACGGAGACTTCTACGGTCTCTGAGCGGCGGAGATACGTTGAATTCTTGTCATAGACATAGTGAAGTGGTCGGGCATAATATACGGCAAGTAACTTAAGCCACTGTGCGACAATCCGGTCTTTTATACGTATTGCTAGCGAGCCGAATATGACAAAGAGGGTGAGGACGATGGCTATCTTATAGGCGACAAACTGTCCTGAAGGGGGAAATACCAAAGCGATGATAAAACCGATTAGGATAGGAACACCGAGTAACATTGCCTGCTGAACGGAAACGTTTCCAGCGATCTTATCTTCGACTGTCGTAATTTGGGCTGGAACGATTGAAACTCTCACTATTTTCCTCCTTTTGGAATTCGAGGGGTTTTTCTAGCCGGTGTTCTGGTGACGGTAATGCTCGGCTTTCGGGCGCTACCAGACCTGGATACTTTGCGAGGAGTAGTCTGCTTATGCGTTAATTCAGCAGCTGCTTTCTGCGTAGGTGTCCGGCGAGTTTCACTTGGAACAAACGCGTAGCTCGCAGGTATTGCTGGTCGTGCACCCGCCGCAGCGGGGCTGAGAGTGCGGGACACCGACACGGTAGGTCTAGCGGATGATTGCTTGACGGAACTCGCGACATGACTAACCCCGCGCACGAATGTATTTCCAAGTTTCCGCATTCCGTGACCACCGACACTCACCATCGTCAGATGGTTCATCGTCCTGTTTGTCGACAGTAGGACGGAAAGGGTAGCGATGACTAATAGCGCAGTCATCATCGGATCACCGTCTCCTTTTACTAGGCCGGAAAACAATGAGACGGCGAGCATAAGTACGACCACTTGTACGAACAACGCGAATATTGTCGTTATATACATCTTCGCCGAAGATACGGCAAAATCCCTAAAACTTGGCAGTAGCCAGAGCAAAGCAATGAGCGGCGACAGCACAGCGCCAATGTATAAAACAATAATACGCTTGAGATAGTAGACGAGAAGCATCACGGCGAAAATGACAGCTATAACAATCAAAATGAGAATGCCAATATTAGCGCTTGCCGCAGTAGCGATAAGACCACCCAGGGCTGCCCATATAATGTCATTGGACATGCCAATTAATAACGCCTGTATCATCGCATTAGAAACTGAAATAATTGCGTCAATCGCGAATATTGAGACATTCGCGATTATAAAAACAAGAATGATTTGAGGAATGAGTGATCGGATATCGACATCTTCAAACCCTACCACCGACGAACTCATGATTCGAAATCCAATAAGACCGATAACAAGCAAGAATAGAACATCGGCAATTGCTACTATTACCATCCATAAATTAAATACAGAGCCGTTTTGTGCCATAAGAGGAGTGGCGGTCGTAAATTGTTTTAGTGCATAGACTATCGGTTTTCCAATTGATTCTATCGTGACTTTCATGAAGCCTTTAATTGCCTCATTAACAACATCCCCTATGCCGACAGATTCTTCACCTTTTGGTTGTTGAGTAACAATCTGAACCGGGCTTACTGGTTTAGACGAGTACGCGTTTTGCATGACAGCCACGAGCGCTCCAGCTCCTAAAACCACCACAACTCCGATAAACGCATTTCGAAGCGTTTTTTTTGCGCGTTCAAGCTTTTCTGGATTACCTGAACTCGTCATATAGTAATAGCCGCCGAATACGACAAACA
The Candidatus Saccharimonadales bacterium genome window above contains:
- a CDS encoding type IV secretion system DNA-binding domain-containing protein produces the protein MEYILRIGSSETMITYVVIGIAMLAAVLLFMIYIRFIDLKRVYQQKTVFIEVTPPYEASKTPEAMEQLFHILHGAGATQKLKQKLLRRSNIFSLEVTSTRHEGVRYVIGTSEREADSIERSIAAFLSDSRVKRIDDPLLRKNAFTKVKEFKQTKHFALPIRTQATFEQHDPIAYVTGAMNRLSDDEQVTLQLVISPARIRNMAAIVDRYHEFYKVSDATHNKGYGHLFRSELRVRVVATSSKRKDERLHGIESAIASFSIPKVQTLKARYNFPQALRGRYREWAFAHRMPSLIPRNSNIFSSLELANLYHFPASQTSTENLVVSLSRSLAPPLSIINNTDYDVVLGRNFHRGVYIDIGLTAKEREKHVYIIGGTGNGKTTLLEYGIVQDIQNGKGVAIVDPHGDLAESLLNSIPEEREKDVIYFNPDDLSYPIGLNLLELTPGLDEEDALRERDLVTESVISIFRKIFSDDDNGGHRIEYVLRSAVHTALTVEDATLFTIYDLLNDPDYRYKVVGKLENKDLKNFWINEMGKAGGMQQVKMVAGITAKIGRFLFSASAKRVLEQPKSTINFDDILNGKILICNFSKGLIGEDTSELFGIAVLAKLQLASLRRARLPQKQRIPFYLYVDEFQNFATVSFVQMLSESRKYKLFLVMAEQSTSQQDDQNMVNIILANVGTVICFRTGNPADEKLILPLFSPYLEEGGISNLPPYNFYMRISATKPQEPFSGETLLLDDAGSEEMAERVIGFSKLQYARKYIPPMMETEKENPKQSSESRVTKQAVQKKDKLKTHRKKSIT
- a CDS encoding M23 family metallopeptidase, with product MHYVRIVTTLYSFRREIGVVIGVLVAILVLPIFATIGLLNNGVQGASDALVSVNPVTHKVEVRDAKGALITTMDATTAWPIKGVVTQEFGHPNPPYQTAHSGIDIDGGFGSSVTVFMLGKVIKVGDNALAGCGSHCVIVDHGFGINSVYAHMSAHTVQVGQTVKPGDVIGQEGAEGWAEGAHLHFEIRIAHIPVNPRVFMIGNPPPRS
- a CDS encoding ATP-binding protein: MNLINPLTKIKEIQRERDAKPKQHILSFGEQDPMDIISYAGMKEQPDHLIIDGQFRRTIFLSGYPFTAEVGWLDSLTHLNHDIDVSYHVEQADSNEALKKLEKKITQLESMKRARLRDGGIIGPEITDPLDSAMELRDAIRRGQQKLFHVSIYATLIADSLEELNDTTNSLKSSLSARLFYIKTAQYQQIEGLQSTLPRGENVLAQRRNLDSETAALTFPFVSSELVQPGGILYGVNNSNNSLVIIDRFSLHNANSITFAQSGSGKSYTTKVEILRQLMQGTRVIVIDPEREYQNLTSSVGGSYVKLSAQSDQKINPFDMATTSRSSGQLSSHAQDLTDVIALMVDGLNAPEKAALDKAILAVYSLKSKKPPILEDLYKQLKKVKEAELCKRLEKYITGSLANVFNHQTSINLENRLVVFDIKDLPESIRQIMMMIVANFVQNTVKLNPQKRMLVIDEGWMLLEHEETARFVAGLVRRARKYGLGVSIITQQANDFLSNKYGRAIASQSSLRILMRQDTTTIEQVTREFRLSDYEKSYLLTSDRGDALIIADQQHVSLHVTASEEEHPLITTNPLETLTRQDD
- a CDS encoding pilin, with protein sequence MPSLILFADAQAASETLKSSISPLFSTMITIAAVLCILFVVFGGYYYMTSSGNPEKLERAKKTLRNAFIGVVVVLGAGALVAVMQNAYSSKPVSPVQIVTQQPKGEESVGIGDVVNEAIKGFMKVTIESIGKPIVYALKQFTTATPLMAQNGSVFNLWMVIVAIADVLFLLVIGLIGFRIMSSSVVGFEDVDIRSLIPQIILVFIIANVSIFAIDAIISVSNAMIQALLIGMSNDIIWAALGGLIATAASANIGILILIVIAVIFAVMLLVYYLKRIIVLYIGAVLSPLIALLWLLPSFRDFAVSSAKMYITTIFALFVQVVVLMLAVSLFSGLVKGDGDPMMTALLVIATLSVLLSTNRTMNHLTMVSVGGHGMRKLGNTFVRGVSHVASSVKQSSARPTVSVSRTLSPAAAGARPAIPASYAFVPSETRRTPTQKAAAELTHKQTTPRKVSRSGSARKPSITVTRTPARKTPRIPKGGK